GGTGTCTTTGCACACACCggtccccctcccttcccccaccttcgTCACCCCACCCCTCCTCTTCTCGGGTCTATCTAGCAGGGTAGGTTGCGCGTGAGCAAATGCGCTAGTGTAATGTATACTGTATGTATATGgaggctggctggctggctggggCTCGGCTCGCGCCGGTTTAGGCCGGTCCTCTCCTGCTTGAGTCGAGTCTTTGATTGACAGCTCAGCACTTGTTTACCACTGGGCTCCGGCTCaggcttctgctgctgctgccgccgccgccgctgccgctgtGCTGAGCCTCCCTAAGAGTGCTGAGCTGGCACAAAAAGAGAGCagctagagatggaaagaaaggaaagggaggaagaagggggtgggggggggtggggggactTTGGGCTGCTCGAGGGccagaaatgaagaaatggccGTTTTAGCTAGCCAGGGAGCTGCAATGAAATCATTGTAAAATGTGTAGACCACAATGATTCTTGCATTTTGCAAACctggggggagaaagaaaaaacatttgtaAGCCTTACTTTTGatacaatgtaaaaataaaaaccaattatGTGTGTCCTTAAAATAGTTTGAGGGGGGagagaataaatttatttaaggGAATGCAGTGATAACAGGGGTGCAGCAGCACTAGCGTTGCTGGCTGTGGAAGGAAAGTGGCCTTTATGGCCATCACTCAGCATGGAGTAGGGAGAACACTCTGACCAAGGACTGAATGCCCTCCATTTTGGGTGAAAGACttccatattcatatatatatatatatatatatatatatatatatatatatatatatatatatatatacacacacacacacacacacacatactatatacTATACATTAGTAATGAGATAAAATGGCCTGGATGAAAGGGAAGGTCTGCTTAGCTTAATCCCTTACTGGGTTTCATCTTCCACAGGGTGGGACTCCATCTAAGACCCTTCCCTTTAAACAATGGTAGTTGCTTTGTAATAAGTTGCCTTCTCCCCAAACTCCATAATTCGATATGATCAAGACAGCTTTAAAAGGTAGTTCTGATTACCTGGATGGAAATTGttaataggaataaaaaaaaaaaaactttgaagacgatgattttttaatttagaggtcccattttaaagatggtgGGGGGGAGCACACAAATCCACCATCTTTCTGTAAGGGCTTTCTACATATGTTTTTCAAccattttgaaataaagaaatttatattcaccACGTTTCACCGTGCTGTAAACAGAGGCCAATCCATAAGTGGCCTagatttaagaatttaaatatttccttaaaatgggcctttaatataattaataaagactttggggggaagaaagaattaaattaaaattttgtcttaTTAATTGAGTAGACATTTATAATTTGTAATGATACTTAAAGACAGCaaaatggcatttttttcttcttttttttatagatgatgacAATTCAGAAGAAGGTCTTAACACTATTCATTCAGGACGGCATGAATATGCATTCAGCTTTGAGCTTCCACAGACGTAAGTATTGCATATAATTCCCAATTTCACCAAATAATCAAACAAattcttttaagtttaaaaaattctcaatagtcaacatttttacatttatcattgCAAAAAACATCACAACatatacaccaaaaaaaaaaaaacccttttcatTATTGAGGAAATACACTAAAACCTGATATAGGAAAACAGCCTATTAAACTTAAGAGgctattttttttagtgataaAATCTAGATTCCTAGTATCTGCCAAAGGGTTATAGTGCTTGAGTATAAAAATacagtattttgtttctttcaggAGAATAAGACTACAGTTGAGTAGGACTTAgtattagtatatatatagttAGTGAGATAAGTTAAGTTTACAGGCCCTATCACAATAAAAAGAAagccttggaaaaaaaatttaatgagacaatggaaatataaagaaaatggtGACTATATATGTCggaacataaaaaaataaaaactgaaacaGTTAACCAGAGAATTAAGGGTGAAGTGGGAGTAGAGGACATTCACATCCTAGTTAGTAAgagggtaaaaaataaaaagtaatcaaagtattcttgggggaaaaaaattcatatttgcacatgaattttaatcttgttttcttattaacagaaagaagaatagagggatttgaaagaattttataatttttcgaCTTAATGGAAAAGGAGTAATGCATTTCACAGATATTGCAAAATGGCACTTGTACTGGTTGTCTTAGAATAAACatactttgtatttaaaaaaaaaaaattcccatctcTACatactgaaatttaacatttgaATTGCTACATGtaagaaaattcataaaataaaataattgagaatATTTTTTGAACCTCAAATTGAGGAAAGCTCAATCTCtttagagagaaaaacaaaatttaagtaaaattagaataaagatAATATAGACCAAATAATAGAGTTGAACCAATGCTAATgtaaattgtacataataaaattattttggagtgtcattgaaaataaaacaatttagctaatttttttttgaaagaataaaattaggaaaaaatccaGTACAGCGCTAaagcaaaaagataaaataaggtACACATAGAGTCATAATTGGGTGAAGAGaacaaataattctttgaaattttggCTATCCCAATGGtttgatgaaataaaatagaaaaattagaaatgtaaaatttaaagatattcaaagtattatatatataaatatataaacacatatacaaagtaacatatacatacatatgtgtaaatactatatgtatatgAGATACAGAAATTAAGTTAATAAATCAGCAGTTGAGACTTTAGTCATTAGAGGGTATTTTTATTTTGAGGGAAGGGGAATCTTAACTAGATTACATAATGATCAgaaagacattgaagaaaaaaatcccccaaaacaGGTTTGCAACACTGAATatgtaatttattattgtttaacTAAAAACTACAAAAGGTCGTAACCTTTTGTTAATGAAGTCTGACATTGAAAGCATTTGGACTAAATGTCTTTATATTAGTTGGCATACCGAATAAGCTACAATAAAAGAATAGTTGGACTATTTTATTAAAagctattttcaaggaaattactATTTATTTAGAATTGCTTATTCTCCAGCTTTATAACTTTACTCCTAATTAAAGTAGCCtcttacatgtttaaaaaaactgTATTCTTATGGCATGTTTTAGGAAAAAATCCCTGTAATTACAGTTAAATATTCATATCTACTACTAGAAAAGAGGAAATTTCTTTTATCACCCCGaacccctaaaaaaaaaaaaaaaacttccctctGGTACTCTTgccagaaaataatatttcatgtaTCATGATACATAAACGatacaatacaatatatttatacttatgCTCTGACCAAATGTATAAttattagaaagagaaatttaaaaataatatattttgaccTTTGTGTTCTGCACAGACCACTTGCTACCTCATTCGAAGGCCGACATGGTAGTGTGCGCTATTGGGTGAAAGCCGAATTGCACAGGCCTTGGCTTCTACCAGTAAAATTAAAGAAGGAATTTACAGTCTTTGAGCATATAGATATCAACACTCCTTCATTACTGGTAAGAATGGACTGAATTCTTCATTCCTGGTTTTTGGCATAAAAATACTAAAGCATAATCACCTAAACTACAAAATCTTTACTATATAATCAATATGTTTAGAAAACCAATACTGCAAATATTAATGACATATTATTAGAGCACCAAAATTCAGAAATGATAAGTATATTCTGCATGTGCTCTTTGGTTGTATTTTTTTGCCCATTTTAAGAGAAATGGACAACCATTACTTCGTATGAAATATGTCATTCcagagggaaaaacaaacaaaaaacaaacctttgAACTGTTCCCTGACTACTTTTGTTATTGGAAGAGGAACAGAGTTCTTTATAAAGAGACTGATAATTTAAAAGAACCAAATTTATGAATATGTACTACATTGAATTATTACTGATATGTAGGAAAAAGTTATTAATGGAGAGATCATTAATCTTATGAAAAGTTTTTAACTCCTTATGGAAAGTTAGCATCataatgatattttctttcaGACCTAAATTCCAATTTGGCTTCAAAACTTTCATTTGGTTtactacaataataatattattaaagcaATTAAAAGTGATTGTTGGATTTTCTGTTTTAATATGTTGattgaaatgaaaaaggaaattctcAGAATGAGAAGACTCATACTTGAGAAATAtaaccaaattattttctttaaagaaaaaagctTACATGGACTgtggaaagggttttttttttttttgtttttgtttttttttttaatttctgactACATAGAGATGCCAAAATCATGTATAGATTACATGATCTTAATAAATCATCTACcgtaatttttaattaatttctattGCTTCAATGGAAAAGAATCATCACAATGCAgaatagcagaaaaaaaattgtttctaggtaatgaaaaatatcattttttaagcCTAATctttaatatattctagataatATGGTGTCAAACAAACCCctaaatgtttctcttttttatttttttacagtcACCCCAAGCAGGCACAAAAGAAAAGACTCTGTGTTGCTGGTTCTGTACCTCAGGCCCAATATCCTTAAGTGCCAAAATTGAAAGGAAGGGCTACACCCCAGGTATGTTATCAGGAATTAGCCCATGACAGAACATTTTCTCTGTGTTGTCTTTGTGGTATGCAGTTGTAAGCATTGTAGCAATAACCCAGGTAAAAATCCAATTCTCTTCAGTAAAATGGCCTTCAatatgcttatcaaattttccatcaaaaatatAATCTGTTCAGATAATCTTACTgatttagacacttaatagctgtggaACCTTGAGGCAAGGTACTTGGCTTTGGCTGACCTCAGggtccttatctgtaagatgggaataataatagcatctacttcccagagttgtgaagatcaaatgcaataaaatatgaagctatttgtaaaactttgtagaggactacataaatgctagctattattattataaatttgttaACTTTACATTTTACCATTCTAGGGACagattttttatttcatgaaatatctcttacatttttttaatgtatcagaaattagtaaatgtatatatatgctaattttcatgtatcatatatatgtgtatatacacatatatatatataaatatatatatacacatatatatatatatataaatatatatatatatatatatattttttttttttattctcagccACCCTATCACTAATagtttcttggattttttttttttttgttttgtttggtttgtacTCTAGGTGAATCAATTCAGATATTTGCTGAAATTGAAAACTGCTCTTCCCGAATGGTGGTGCCAAAGGCAGCCATTTACCAAACACAGGCCTTCTATGCCAAAGGGAAAATGAAGGAAGTAAAACAACTTGTGGCCAATTTACGAGGGGAATCCTTGTCGTCTGGGAAGACAGAGACCTGGAATGGTAGACTGCTAAAAATTCCTCCGGTTTCTCCTTCAATTTTGGACTGTAGTATAATCCGGGTGGAATATTCACTAATGGTATGCACACATTTCAGATTTCTATTATGCCTGTtcataagcatttttttaaaagagagattacACTTTGGCTTTTAAGTTGTAAGGCCTGCAAACTTCACATTTTAAATACCTTGTTATATTATAATGACTCCTATAGAGAGGCTGCTAAAGCATAGATAAAGATCTATGTAGGTCACATGTTAATGTAGAAATCCACAAGTTAAATTATGTTgcattgtacttttatttattttgttaaacatttcccaattacattttaatgctGTGCATTAAAGAATAGATGTGGCCTGAGTTTGAAACTGCTGATAATAATAGGTgactacagagaaaaaaaaagcttgcaaCATCCCTCCAAAGATGTAAAACAGTATTTTACCTAAACGATgcacctgttttgttttgttttttaatctcttaggTTTATGTGGATATTCCTGGAGCCATGGACTTATTTCTTAATTTGCCACTCGTCATTGGTACTATTCCTCTGCATCCATTTGGTAGCAGGACGTCCAGCGTCAGCAGCCAGTGTAGCATAAATATGAACTGGCTTGGTCTATCCCTACCTGAAAGACCTGAAGGTAATTTAATAATCCATTTCTAAGCTTTTGATTCAGCAACCTAATTTCTCTATTACAGGCCTATCTGTTTGGTAGTATAGTAAAAAAGGAGAACAGACTAGAAAGTCGGGGTTCGGACAGCTTTGCCTCTTGCTGGGTGTGTTTATGTACATGGTAGCATGGTGGGTAGAAACCTAGGTCTGAAGCCAAAAAGACCCAAGTTCCAAACTAGTCTCAAATATTTATCAGCCagctgtgaccttgggcaagtttgcctcagttctcttaactgtaaaatgggactaataatggCATTTCccctcagggttgttgtgagagtcCAGTGAGGTAATATATTGCATTgcatggcatatagtaggtactatataaatgctaactatcatTCTAATCTTAAAACTTCCCagagcttcagtttcttaatgtgtaaaaataatatttgtacaacTCTGTATTTCACAAGGTAGTTGGGAGGAAAGTGCTAGGCAAATCTAAGTTAATTGTTTATTATTCCTCATAAAATGCAGTTCTGTCCCAAgcatttaaacttaaaaatgaaacttttgcAGGCAATTAGTCTTTAAGTTTTAGCTACCAGCTCTTTTATCTATCTAGTTTATccccagatttttcttttaacatctATACTATCTGTAATGCTTTGTATTTTGACATGCATAAGAACTTGCTGTTCGAATTGCGTGTATCTTTATCCTTTAGCACCACCCAGCTATGCCGAAGTTGTCACAGAGGAACAGAGGCAGAGCCATCTTGCGCCCATGAGTGCCTATGACGATTTTGAGCGGGCTCTCCAAGGACCACTGTTTGCATACATTCAGGAGTTCCGGTTTCTGCCGCCACCTCTTTATTCAGAGGTAAGCCCCCAATAGCctgcttcctttctttccccttgctCATCAGAATCACTGGCATTCAGCCTGTAACTCCAAAAGCAGCAGGTGATACAAAAGcattttctttggggttttagaATGGAATAAGAATTCTTCTACAAGATATACAGCCTTTCTAGTGACATTTCTCTTAGATTAatactttaattcatttttctgaattcacaCATAAGCTGAAAAAAGCATAGCCTTTACAGACCCAACATCTCATTTTGTTCTACCAAGACTAGTTCCAAATAACTAACAAATAAAGGGTGATACCCTAAACAGATTATCAAAGGGCCAGGAAGAAATCatctttcagatctatggatGGGGAAAcagtcaaaggaaatgaataggcagttttttcctaaagaaaaaaatccagctATTTTGAAGACTATGGccaatcaacttttttttttttttttttttttttttttttttaaagggttttgCTCCCTTTTGTTTTAAATGACATTACATAAAAATGTTGACACTTAAATTCCTTTAACTATCTGTACTTCTTTGAAATACCAGTATTGGCATTTAAATATTGATAGGTTAAGAGCTTATCTTGGGGACTTAAAAAGATTTTGCCTAAACCCTTAAATCCATTAATATGTAGAACCCTTCTTTTCCGGCTTGATTTAAGACTTTTGCTTATCAATTGATTGTGGTTCTTAAATGAACTTAGTTGATTATCCTTACCTTCTTTTGTTAAAAGGTTATATGAGGTCTGCCTTTTGTTTCTGATACATTCTGAGCATATTCCTTCAAACCCTTTATAATAGATCAGATTTAAGCTGGATCTTTATTAGTTCTGTGTCTGTCTTTTGACATTTGACTGTTGTATCTGACTTATGTAGCAAAAATACCAAACGATTATAAATACCGCTACCTGTGTAAaatctattttcaaatttttttgatAGGATCATAACAGGATTTGTTTTTGTTGAATTCAAGAGTTATAAATGAGATTTTTACATGACTTAGGAATGACCTCATAACACAAGTTTTGGagagtttttgatttttttttttctcttggtaaaGCATGTTTAAAATGCATTAGATATTAAGACCacttataacaaaaaaagaatatgatctTTTAAATTAGAATTGCTGCCCCTTTTATTCATGGTCACATAAGGGGGAAAATAGCttggttcattttattttcactatcTTGATAGTTTTCCAAGCTTTTGTGATAGTACACAAGTTGAAATGAAATTGGATAGAACTTGACTATGAAGAAGACCTTTAATAAAAGATATGATTAGTTATGTGCCCTCTCTTCTGTCACCTGTATACACAGATTTGCTTAGTTTGGAGAGTGTTACTACACCCCCCCCATAACCTTCCAGGACATTGCTTATATAGATAGAATCTTTCTTGAATGTTTTGAGGAgaattaaagcaatttttttaaaacaaagtcctCACATGATAAagtacaaaaaaatataaaaatgttttcaaagtttTCTATTGTCTTAATTTTTGCCAAATGATAGACCAAAGCTGAATGTTTGggcagaatttctttttcttttcttttcttttcttttttaagactacTCTATATTAGAAACTTCTTCTGGAATACAGTATTAGATTCAGTATTAGCATGTTTGATAGcacaagtattttaaaaatagcttaatatttattttctttgtttccagattGATCCCAATCCAGATCAACAAACAGAAGACAGACCATCTTGCCCCTCTCGTTGAAGGAAAGCTGAAATAAGTTGACCTTGGTTCGGAACTGAATCTCTCTGCCCTGCTGTGGATGGAGGAGGTATCTTGAAGACACGTTTTCAGAGGAAGTGGTATTACTCTTGCCCAGAAAACGGCAAATACATGAAACCACCAGTGATCATGCTTTCGAAGCCTTATAGCAACATCACAGGACTGCTCCTACATGCTTGAAGATGTGAGCTTCTTTTCCCCTTAAATAGGCACATCCATGGAGCAGCCTTATTCTAGCCTATGATCGTACGTGTCAAGACACCACATtgtaaaagaaggaaattttccttcttttgatttgAAAATTTGCACATGCTCAATGCTTACATTGTGCGGTTCAGTGTCactacagcttttttttttcccaattatgcCGGACTCTTGATGCTCTTTTAAAACTTGTTTGTGGTCAACACAACAAGGAGCAAAAagaaagctttgaaaaaaaaacaaaaaactttattatgacaaatgcactgacatttttttttttttttttttttttttaatttaatgtagccTGGACTTTACCTGTGTAGCACATGCTCAGAATTGTCCTTCTAGGCTGACCATATATCACCTCTTCAGCTTGGATCCAATTGTGGATTTATTTACAAACATCAAATGCCTTCAAGCCAATCCTTTTTGCTGTATGTTTTGCAGCCTACTGTAGTAGATAAGCAAACACTAaggtgggggaaaaaagatgaggAGAAAACTCATGAAACTGTCAAGATTGTATAACCTTCTTGATTTATTTTAAGAATGTGTTGCCTTTCTACTATTACAGCAAAGCAGCATTTTGTTACAGACTGCctaaaatcacttaatctcaggTGAACGCATCACTTGCCAAACTGTTGGAATGCTATTTGTGTTTTATTGCACTgttgaattttttgttattgttttttgtttctttttgttgttgttgttttgtttattgagttggtttttggggggagggagatttGGAAAAGGGACATACACAAAAGTTAAAAACCCACCCACATTCCCTTTTTATCATTATACATGGAAGAAGAAATTAGCAAGAGctgaaaatggaataataaaggCAGTATCAGCAGGCACCACCTAAGAGTTAAATAAGGGCTATTGCTCATAAGAAATGTCTTTTGCCGTCCAAACAGTATGGAAGTTTCTCAGCCACTAGGGATAGGAAGGGaaagcaaatttatttttatataaattaactGAATCaccaaaaaatacatatatgttttaaGTCTTTGCTCTGGtagaaagtatatttttaaaaagtgtaagaAAATGCTGTTATGCCAAAAGGGCTCAATTTATACTGTTTGTGTTATGGTCTGTTGAAGTTTGACAAGGAGtaagggttttttggtttttggtttgtttgtctttttaataaacaaatacaaattgaTCAAATGAGCAAACAAAACTCACCAAAATGACCAGCACCAGAATAATCATTGCTGGCAGAATGCTCTCTTTCCTGAGGTATATTTCCATGAACTGAAGAACTTATACCAgcaatactttctttttttaaatcagctttataatgagacaaaaaaatatatataaaacttcaaTGGACCTATAGAAAGGGAGCTTCCATTCTCTTTGAACAAGGGACAATGATCAAATCAGTAGCAAAATTTATTGAAGATAATTATGGGTAGCTCTCTTAATACATATACCAGcatttataaaa
This sequence is a window from Sminthopsis crassicaudata isolate SCR6 chromosome 1, ASM4859323v1, whole genome shotgun sequence. Protein-coding genes within it:
- the ARRDC3 gene encoding arrestin domain-containing protein 3 isoform X1, with the protein product MVLGKVKSLTISFDCLNDSNVPVYSSGDTVSGRVNLEVTGEIRVKSLKIHARGHAKVRWTESRNAGSNTAYTQNYTEEVEYFNHKDILIGHERDDDNSEEGLNTIHSGRHEYAFSFELPQTPLATSFEGRHGSVRYWVKAELHRPWLLPVKLKKEFTVFEHIDINTPSLLSPQAGTKEKTLCCWFCTSGPISLSAKIERKGYTPGESIQIFAEIENCSSRMVVPKAAIYQTQAFYAKGKMKEVKQLVANLRGESLSSGKTETWNGRLLKIPPVSPSILDCSIIRVEYSLMVYVDIPGAMDLFLNLPLVIGTIPLHPFGSRTSSVSSQCSINMNWLGLSLPERPEAPPSYAEVVTEEQRQSHLAPMSAYDDFERALQGPLFAYIQEFRFLPPPLYSEIDPNPDQQTEDRPSCPSR
- the ARRDC3 gene encoding arrestin domain-containing protein 3 isoform X3, which gives rise to MVVPKAAIYQTQAFYAKGKMKEVKQLVANLRGESLSSGKTETWNGRLLKIPPVSPSILDCSIIRVEYSLMVYVDIPGAMDLFLNLPLVIGTIPLHPFGSRTSSVSSQCSINMNWLGLSLPERPEAPPSYAEVVTEEQRQSHLAPMSAYDDFERALQGPLFAYIQEFRFLPPPLYSEIDPNPDQQTEDRPSCPSR
- the ARRDC3 gene encoding arrestin domain-containing protein 3 isoform X2 codes for the protein MVLGKVKSLTISFDCLNDSNVPVYSSGDTVSGRVNLEVTGEIRVKSLKIHARGHAKVRWTESRNAGSNTAYTQNYTEEVEYFNHKDILIGHERDDDNSEEGLNTIHSGRHEYAFSFELPQTPLATSFEGRHGSVRYWVKAELHRPWLLPVKLKKEFTVFEHIDINTPSLLSPQAGTKEKTLCCWFCTSGPISLSAKIERKGYTPGESIQIFAEIENCSSRMVVPKAAIYQTQAFYAKGKMKEVKQLVANLRGESLSSGKTETWNGRLLKIPPVSPSILDCSIIRVEYSLMVYVDIPGAMDLFLNLPLVIGTIPLHPFGSRTSSVSSQCSINMNWLGLSLPERPEELAVRIACIFIL